Proteins encoded within one genomic window of Chrysemys picta bellii isolate R12L10 chromosome 6, ASM1138683v2, whole genome shotgun sequence:
- the LOC101932523 gene encoding bone morphogenetic protein 2-like isoform X1, with the protein MKSSRTFCLPVISFQDSANGTKSLQLINCSFLAEYYYPSAIIARRQNTRNQQKATFCFFSKTLFTHRPTMSIVSLFLGLICGLLLMFCSHCPGAGKCQLIWGTDEQLSKAILEMLHINKLSIPLRTKPHHYMKLVYHLRNPPALNSEGTLVQSFRSIQDPDFGIPGWLWFNISYLKPSMRLAELVLLRKTLHPESLTVNVTVHSISVVQGNITESEALDEKVLTLDELPPSGYDVFNISAILNETTSDVIGFQLRFTDDSGSLVLHEALTKSLYCLNRCTRSEPLLVAYRFLVTELYGGSKQQVTRECQHCATERRRNLPEDSRLQQCSLHQHYVNFQTMQLSHWILEPPGFFTSFCKGECSDEESGELSEAQRGVINKTENRMSSRCVPQKRSSINVMYLSHSEDLVIERLKDLRVESCACNQLF; encoded by the exons ATGAAGTCTTCTAGGACTTTCTGTTTACCAGTAATTAGTTTTCAGGACAGTGCCAATGGCACCAAGTCCTTGCAACTAATTAACTGCAGTTTTCTGGCTGAGTATTATTACCCCTCTGCAATTATAGCTAGAAGACAAAACACCAGGAACCAGCAAAAGGCTACATTCTGTTTTTTCTCTAAAACTTTGTTTACTCACAGACCCACCATGAGCATTGTTTCTCTGTTTTTAGGACTCATCTGTGGATTGCTGTTGATGTTTTGTTCTCActgcccaggggcagggaaaTGCCAGCTTATCTGGGGAACAGATGAACAGTTAAGCAAGGCCATCCTGGAAATGCTACATATCAATAAGTTATCCATACCTCTCAGGACCAAGCCTCACCACTACATGAAGTTAGTCTATCATCTACGAAACCCACCAGCCTTAAACAGCGAAGGGACTCTTGTGCAGAGTTTCAGGAGCATCCAAG ATCCAGATTTTGGCATTCCAGGATGGCTGTGGTTTAATATTTCTTACCTGAAACCTTCCATGAGGCTTGCAGAATTAGTTCTTCTCAGGAAGACTCTACACCCAGAATCGCTGACAGTAAATGTTACTGTGCACAGCATCTCTGTGGTCCAGGGAAATATCACAGAAAGCGAAGCCTTAGATGAGAAAGTGCTGACGTTAGATGAGCTACCACCATCTGGTTATGATGTCTTTAACATTTCAGCCATTTTGAATGAGACCACCTCAGATGTCATAGGCTTTCAGCTACGATTCACGGACGACAGTGGCAGCTTGGTTCTCCATGAAGCTCTGACTAAGAGCCTGTACTGTTTGAACAGATGCACCCGGAGTGAGCCCTTACTGGTGGCTTATCGCTTCCTGGTGACTGAGCTATATGGTGGAAGTAAACAGCAGGTCACTAGAGAATGCCAACACTGCGCTACAGAGAGAAGGAGAAACTTGCCAGAAGATTCCAGGCTACAACAGTGCAGCCTTCACCAACACTATGTGAACTTTCAGACAATGCAACTGAGCCACTGGATTCTGGAGCCTCCTGGCTTCTTCACAAGTTTTTGCAA AGGAGAATGCTCCGACGAAGAATCTGGAGAGCTCTCTGAAGCACAGCGGGGTgtaataaataaaacagaaaacaggATGAG TTCCCGCTGTGTGCCCCAGAAGCGATCCTCTATTAATGTGATGTACTTATCTCATTCAGAAGATCTTGTGATTGAAAGGCTGAAGGATCTGCGAGTAGAAAGTTGTGCATGTAATCAGCTGTTTTGA
- the LOC101932523 gene encoding protein dbl-1-like isoform X2, with translation MKSSRTFCLPVISFQDSANGTKSLQLINCSFLAEYYYPSAIIARRQNTRNQQKATFCFFSKTLFTHRPTMSIVSLFLGLICGLLLMFCSHCPGAGKCQLIWGTDEQLSKAILEMLHINKLSIPLRTKPHHYMKLVYHLRNPPALNSEGTLVQSFRSIQAILNETTSDVIGFQLRFTDDSGSLVLHEALTKSLYCLNRCTRSEPLLVAYRFLVTELYGGSKQQVTRECQHCATERRRNLPEDSRLQQCSLHQHYVNFQTMQLSHWILEPPGFFTSFCKGECSDEESGELSEAQRGVINKTENRMSSRCVPQKRSSINVMYLSHSEDLVIERLKDLRVESCACNQLF, from the exons ATGAAGTCTTCTAGGACTTTCTGTTTACCAGTAATTAGTTTTCAGGACAGTGCCAATGGCACCAAGTCCTTGCAACTAATTAACTGCAGTTTTCTGGCTGAGTATTATTACCCCTCTGCAATTATAGCTAGAAGACAAAACACCAGGAACCAGCAAAAGGCTACATTCTGTTTTTTCTCTAAAACTTTGTTTACTCACAGACCCACCATGAGCATTGTTTCTCTGTTTTTAGGACTCATCTGTGGATTGCTGTTGATGTTTTGTTCTCActgcccaggggcagggaaaTGCCAGCTTATCTGGGGAACAGATGAACAGTTAAGCAAGGCCATCCTGGAAATGCTACATATCAATAAGTTATCCATACCTCTCAGGACCAAGCCTCACCACTACATGAAGTTAGTCTATCATCTACGAAACCCACCAGCCTTAAACAGCGAAGGGACTCTTGTGCAGAGTTTCAGGAGCATCCAAG CCATTTTGAATGAGACCACCTCAGATGTCATAGGCTTTCAGCTACGATTCACGGACGACAGTGGCAGCTTGGTTCTCCATGAAGCTCTGACTAAGAGCCTGTACTGTTTGAACAGATGCACCCGGAGTGAGCCCTTACTGGTGGCTTATCGCTTCCTGGTGACTGAGCTATATGGTGGAAGTAAACAGCAGGTCACTAGAGAATGCCAACACTGCGCTACAGAGAGAAGGAGAAACTTGCCAGAAGATTCCAGGCTACAACAGTGCAGCCTTCACCAACACTATGTGAACTTTCAGACAATGCAACTGAGCCACTGGATTCTGGAGCCTCCTGGCTTCTTCACAAGTTTTTGCAA AGGAGAATGCTCCGACGAAGAATCTGGAGAGCTCTCTGAAGCACAGCGGGGTgtaataaataaaacagaaaacaggATGAG TTCCCGCTGTGTGCCCCAGAAGCGATCCTCTATTAATGTGATGTACTTATCTCATTCAGAAGATCTTGTGATTGAAAGGCTGAAGGATCTGCGAGTAGAAAGTTGTGCATGTAATCAGCTGTTTTGA